In a single window of the Streptomyces sp. NBC_00285 genome:
- a CDS encoding sigma-70 family RNA polymerase sigma factor, translating to MTDQPARVPAQASPSVTAAYVRIYEEEQPRLVAYARSLTRNTWAAEDLVSEAHFRVWRRLSAGHEIDNVPAYLMTTVRHLASSVASATHETPRDPQVPEQAMGTAALGGSAGHAQDPAEQVSSTDLLVRVLGELPERWVQALWLADAEGQPLESVGRQIGAKQGATAVLLHRAREGMRQAFLRSQTEAPDDPACEVHWVRMPAYVRGNATPRQSERLLAHVDACAECRGRLAVLIRANNRLPALVGPALLVFVVGGGGTGKFLASLTAGTAGTAVSSGVFGSAGGNGLLRTARATAPKTKAALASGTAAAAAVAAVAIVIAFGANESPATVTLPGRAPVAQAPVAGPSTGTAGEQPGNPPADERGRGRSRDRTRDDEAGAGAGVGGVQLVVDAQGSGGSDDPSGAVDDPPPSEGPAPGAPAPSPSPVAPAPGGEKPTPPAVKTPPPTSTPEPEPESPQPTEPANPEPGNPGEVTPAPEPTPDTPTPADPDPVGKTPEPPTHSEPSPAPVSPAPVSPEPSPAPESPEPSSPPASPEPSVPTEPSPPSSDPSPPSSDPSDPSDPSDPSVSPTTPAPPSEPSVPPTTPEPPSEPPAAPYPPATPEPPTAPAEPSTDPAPETPPTAPPTVPPVTGGGCGPQPTS from the coding sequence ATGACCGATCAACCGGCCAGAGTGCCCGCCCAGGCGTCCCCCTCCGTCACCGCCGCTTACGTGCGGATCTACGAGGAGGAACAGCCGCGCCTCGTCGCGTACGCCCGCTCGCTCACCCGCAACACCTGGGCGGCCGAGGACCTCGTCTCCGAGGCGCACTTCCGCGTCTGGCGGCGGCTGTCCGCGGGGCACGAGATCGACAACGTCCCGGCGTACCTCATGACGACCGTGCGCCACCTCGCGTCCTCCGTCGCGAGCGCCACGCACGAGACCCCTCGGGACCCGCAGGTCCCCGAACAGGCCATGGGTACGGCGGCCTTGGGCGGTTCCGCCGGCCACGCGCAGGACCCGGCCGAACAGGTCTCTTCCACCGACCTGTTGGTACGCGTCCTCGGTGAACTCCCCGAACGCTGGGTGCAGGCCCTGTGGCTCGCCGACGCCGAGGGCCAGCCGCTGGAGTCGGTCGGCCGGCAGATCGGCGCCAAGCAGGGCGCCACGGCCGTACTGCTCCACCGCGCCCGCGAAGGCATGCGCCAGGCGTTCCTGCGCTCCCAGACCGAGGCCCCCGACGATCCCGCCTGCGAGGTCCACTGGGTCCGCATGCCGGCCTACGTCCGCGGCAACGCGACCCCGCGCCAGTCCGAACGCCTCCTCGCCCACGTCGACGCCTGCGCCGAGTGCCGCGGGCGCCTCGCCGTCCTGATCCGCGCCAACAACCGGCTGCCCGCGCTCGTGGGACCCGCGCTGCTGGTCTTCGTGGTGGGCGGCGGAGGCACGGGGAAGTTCCTGGCGTCGCTGACGGCGGGGACTGCGGGGACGGCGGTGTCCTCCGGGGTGTTCGGTTCGGCCGGCGGGAACGGTCTCCTCCGTACGGCCCGTGCGACGGCCCCGAAGACCAAGGCCGCCCTCGCCTCGGGCACGGCGGCTGCGGCGGCCGTCGCGGCCGTGGCGATCGTGATCGCCTTCGGGGCGAACGAGTCCCCCGCGACGGTGACTCTGCCGGGCAGGGCGCCGGTCGCACAGGCGCCGGTGGCGGGGCCGTCGACGGGAACTGCGGGCGAGCAGCCCGGGAACCCTCCCGCCGACGAGCGGGGCCGGGGCCGTAGCCGGGATCGGACTCGCGACGACGAGGCCGGTGCCGGGGCGGGCGTTGGGGGCGTCCAACTGGTCGTGGATGCTCAGGGTTCCGGGGGTTCTGACGATCCCTCGGGTGCCGTGGACGACCCGCCTCCGTCGGAAGGGCCCGCGCCGGGAGCGCCAGCCCCGAGTCCGAGCCCGGTTGCGCCCGCGCCCGGGGGAGAGAAGCCGACGCCGCCGGCCGTAAAGACGCCGCCCCCGACCTCGACGCCGGAACCCGAGCCGGAGTCCCCCCAGCCCACGGAACCCGCGAACCCGGAGCCCGGCAATCCGGGCGAGGTCACGCCCGCACCGGAGCCGACACCGGACACCCCGACTCCCGCGGATCCCGACCCTGTCGGGAAGACACCGGAGCCACCGACGCACTCGGAGCCGTCGCCCGCGCCGGTGTCGCCTGCGCCGGTATCGCCGGAGCCGTCGCCCGCGCCGGAGTCGCCCGAGCCGTCGTCTCCGCCCGCGTCACCGGAACCGTCAGTGCCGACCGAGCCTTCGCCGCCTTCGTCGGATCCGTCGCCGCCTTCGTCGGACCCGTCGGACCCGTCGGATCCGTCGGACCCGTCGGTGTCGCCGACCACCCCGGCGCCCCCCTCGGAGCCATCCGTACCCCCCA
- a CDS encoding SsgA family sporulation/cell division regulator gives MRHTTLQHTVRARLITADLPELPVRPVLRYSSADPFAVRIDFPAQVSADGEGVTWMFARSLLEEGLGSPAGEGDVRIRPYGWARTVIEFHSPLGLAVIRFGTAALRRFLLRSYGVVEPGAEDLGAHLDHGLATLLDEV, from the coding sequence ATGCGCCACACCACCCTCCAACACACCGTCCGCGCCCGCCTGATCACCGCCGACCTCCCCGAACTCCCGGTACGCCCCGTGCTGCGCTACAGCTCCGCCGACCCGTTCGCCGTGCGCATCGACTTCCCCGCGCAGGTCTCGGCCGACGGCGAGGGCGTGACGTGGATGTTCGCGAGATCGCTGCTGGAGGAGGGACTCGGGTCACCGGCCGGGGAGGGGGACGTACGGATACGGCCGTACGGCTGGGCCCGGACCGTCATCGAGTTCCACTCGCCCCTGGGCCTCGCGGTGATCCGCTTCGGCACGGCCGCCCTCCGCCGCTTCCTGCTGCGCTCCTACGGCGTCGTCGAGCCGGGCGCCGAGGACCTGGGCGCACATCTCGACCACGGGCTCGCGACACTGCTCGACGAGGTGTGA
- a CDS encoding DinB family protein, with protein MKPNDPKDDLHRYLKAAREAVIWKLDGLSEYDIRRPMTPTGTNLLGLVKHLASVELGYFGPTFGRPHNESLPWHEDESEPNADMWAPADESREDVLGLYHRAWAHADATIETLPLNAMGHVPWWGDDGHVTLQRVMLHMTAETNRHAGHADIVRELIDGKVGMRETKSNMDGGDETWYREYRGRLESSAKEAQAKLS; from the coding sequence ATGAAGCCAAACGATCCCAAGGACGACCTGCACCGCTATCTCAAAGCGGCACGCGAAGCCGTCATCTGGAAGCTGGACGGACTGTCCGAGTACGACATCCGCCGCCCCATGACGCCGACCGGCACCAACCTCCTCGGCCTCGTGAAGCACCTCGCCAGCGTCGAACTCGGTTACTTCGGCCCGACCTTCGGCCGTCCGCACAACGAGTCCCTCCCCTGGCACGAGGACGAGTCCGAGCCCAACGCGGACATGTGGGCACCCGCCGACGAGTCACGCGAGGACGTCCTCGGCCTTTACCACCGTGCCTGGGCGCACGCGGACGCGACGATCGAGACGCTGCCGCTCAACGCGATGGGGCACGTTCCATGGTGGGGCGACGACGGCCACGTGACGCTTCAGCGGGTCATGCTGCACATGACGGCCGAGACGAACCGGCACGCAGGCCACGCCGACATCGTCCGCGAGCTGATCGACGGCAAGGTCGGCATGCGGGAGACCAAGAGCAACATGGACGGCGGCGACGAGACCTGGTACCGGGAGTACCGGGGCAGGCTGGAGTCGTCCGCCAAAGAGGCCCAGGCCAAGTTGAGTTGA
- a CDS encoding VOC family protein has product MSIRRIVPDIHVESGEAMTANRDFYGLLGFEEVMDMGWVVTLASPANPTAQISFLTEDRTAPVVPDLSVEVEDVDAVYAQVVASGAEVVRELRDEEWGVRRFFVRDPNGRVVNVLTHPAGGAGVVG; this is encoded by the coding sequence ATGAGTATTCGCAGGATCGTGCCCGACATCCACGTCGAGTCCGGGGAGGCCATGACCGCCAACCGGGACTTCTACGGCCTCCTCGGCTTCGAGGAGGTCATGGACATGGGGTGGGTCGTGACGCTCGCGTCTCCCGCCAACCCGACCGCCCAGATCAGCTTTCTCACCGAGGACCGCACCGCGCCCGTCGTCCCCGACCTGAGCGTGGAGGTCGAGGACGTCGACGCCGTGTACGCGCAGGTCGTGGCGTCGGGCGCGGAGGTCGTACGGGAGCTGCGGGACGAGGAGTGGGGCGTTCGGCGCTTCTTCGTGCGTGATCCGAACGGCCGGGTGGTGAACGTACTGACCCACCCGGCCGGGGGAGCGGGAGTGGTCGGCTGA